The following are from one region of the Salvia hispanica cultivar TCC Black 2014 chromosome 1, UniMelb_Shisp_WGS_1.0, whole genome shotgun sequence genome:
- the LOC125193128 gene encoding uncharacterized protein LOC125193128, producing the protein MNLVAFPQLSLPPPKSAFIPPPISPSRRRSYPLEYSRQMAATSSSPAAIRLQPIEATPESFSEFGQVIEASPDGDEFGPLDAQLDLSRGIPRFYIMHLEDRPLRFSTITHHASVTQCLGSIGGHIWYLGVARPSLVDQGETGAENAVKSQCGHSYVPPAVDGVRVFKVSGPKFLKLDRGTWHAGPLFLEKTMDFYNLELSNTNVVDHTTHDFVKKNNAVFVFDE; encoded by the exons ATGAATTTGGTGGCATTTCCACAACTCTCCCTCCCTCCGCCCAAATCCGCCTTCATCCCACCACCAATTTCCCCTTCCCGCCGCCGATCTTATCCCCTTGAATACAGTCGGCAGATGGCGGCGACTTCTTCTTCTCCGGCGGCGATTAGGCTGCAACCAATTGAAGCAACGCCGGAGAGTTTCAGCGAATTCGGTCAGGTGATCGAGGCGTCGCCGGACGGCGATGAGTTCGGCCCCCTCGATGCGCAGCTCGACCTGTCCCGTGGCATCCCTAg GTTCTACATCATGCATCTAGAGGACAGGCCTCTAAGGTTCTCGACGATCACTCACCACGCGAGCGTCACCCAGTGCCTCGGCTCCATTGGGGGCCACATCTGGTACCTCGGAGTCGCGAGGCCGTCCCTTGTCGATCAAGGCGAAACCGGAGCCGAGAATGCGGTGAAATCACAATGCGGGCACTCGTACGTCCCTCCGGCCGTTGATGGCGTACGCGTCTTCAAGGTCTCGGGTCCCAAGTTCTTGAAGCTCGACCGGGGCACTTGGCATGCCGGGCCGTTGTTTCTTGAGAAGACGATGGACTTCTATAACTTGGAGCTTAGCAACACCAAT GTGGTTGATCATACAACGCATGATTTTGTAAAGAAGAATAATGCAGTGTTCGTGTTTGATGAGTAG
- the LOC125189420 gene encoding LOB domain-containing protein 1-like translates to MHRPNTVSATTAILTPCAVCKTLRRRCADKCVLAPYFPPNEPHKFAIAHRIFGASNIIKLLQEIPEDQRGDAVTSMVYEAKARLRDPIYGCVGTICHLQKQLDELRVELAQAQAEVLNMQCQNANLVDQFCQNMKNKEVHENSSPLDDEMQYHGNPTFFFDEGMMGNSPLWT, encoded by the exons ATGCATCGCCCCAACACCGTCTCCGCCACCACGGCGATCCTCACACCGTGCGCGGTTTGCAAGACCCTCAGGCGCCGCTGCGCCGACAAATGCGTGTTGGCGCCCTACTTCCCTCCCAATGAGCCTCACAAATTTGCCATTGCTCACCGGATTTTCGGAGCTAGCAATATTATTAAACTTCTTCAg gAAATTCCAGAAGATCAAAGAGGAGATGCTGTGACCAGTATGGTCTATGAAGCCAAGGCTAGGTTAAGGGACCCAATCTATGGGTGCGTCGGCACAATTTGCCATCTCCAGAAGCAGCTCGACGAGCTTCGGGTCGAGCTAGCTCAAGCACAAGCTGAAGTACTGAACATGCAATGCCAAAATGCAAATTTGGTGGATCAATTTTgccaaaacatgaaaaataaagaagttCATGAGAATTCATCACCCCTTGATGATGAAATGCAATACCATGGGAATCCTACatttttctttgatgaagGAATGATGGGGAATTCACCCCTTTGGACATGA
- the LOC125201881 gene encoding calcium-binding mitochondrial carrier protein SCaMC-1-like — MNFDQCFLKNVGSNFDDRKGVDLNLNLNLADGKDSSFIGDSSERVEVGGMVFGEIKPKKSNVEQGKDFPFEHLMRFLSCQLSHFPKFHVFAQDHKCKDELKVSEGRRAGGGGFFANLRFSRVRGEECSGSTSSDNVDKNELLRAHCFKFVTLKELVEHSPPIGGFSKEDHSDEKELLSVQHFFRYTEAEGKRLFHELDRDGDGKVTLDYLEITMANRNLPRRYAEEFMKRTRSRLFSKSFGWNEFLSVMEQKETTSLRAYTSLRLSKLGMPQKDEILASLKNAGLLATEDNATAMMHYLNASYEESKSYAHFRSFVMLLPSNHLPGNPRHGRNSSTRADASDPPRAEIQRDSVIKTALAGGISCSFSTLLMHPIDMVKTQVQASSALSFIEIMSKLPQLGLRGLYLGSIPAIVGQFLSHGLRTGICEVTKIALINVAPSLPELQVESAGSFLGTFLGTTMRIPCEVLKPRLQAGQFNHVGEALVGTWQQDGLGGFFRGTGMTLCRELPFYVAGSGLYAESKKAVQKLLGRELGPWETVVVGAVSGGLTAVMTTPFDVIKTRMMTALQGELTTISVVALSILRNEGPLGLFRGAVPRFFWVAPLGAINFAGYELMRKAMG, encoded by the exons ATGAATTTTGATCAATGCTTTTTGAAGAATGTGGGTAGCAATTTTGATGACAGGAAAGGGgttgatttgaatttgaatttgaatttagcTGATGGTAAAGATAGCTCTTTTATTGGTGATTCTAGTGAGAGAGTGGAAGTGGGAGGGATGGTGTTTGGTGAAATTAAGCCTAAGAAATCGAATGTCGAACAAGGTAAAGATTTCCCTTTTGAGCATTTGATGAGGTTCTTGAGTTGTCAGTTGAGCCATTTCCCAAAATTCCATGTGTTTGCTCAAGATCACAAGTGCAAGGATGAGTTGAAGGTTTCAGAGGGTAGACGAGCAGGCGGGGGTGGATTTTTTGCGAATTTGAGGTTTTCTCGAGTGAGAGGAGAGGAATGTAGTGGTAGTACAAGTAGTGACAACGTTGATAAGAATGAGTTGTTGAGAGCTCATTGTTTCAAATTTGTGACATTGAAAGAATTGGTTGAGCATTCACCTCCAATAGGGGGATTTTCGAAGGAAGATCATTCAGACGAGAAAGAGCTTCTCTCGGTGCAGCATTTCTTCAGATACACTGAAGCTGAAG GAAAACGGTTATTCCACGAGCTGGACAGAGATGGCGATGGGAAAGTTACCTTGGATTATCTCGAAATCACTATGGCAAACAGAAACCTGCCTAGGAGATACGCAGAGGAGTTCATGAAGCGTACTAGGAGCCGTCTGTTCTCAAAATCTTTTGGATGGAACGAATTCTTATCTGTGATGGAACAGAAAGAAACTACTTCTCTTCGAGCATACACAAGCCTACGCTTGAGCAAGCTCGGGATGCCCCAGAAAGATGAGATTTTGGCGTCGCTGAAGAATGCAGGACTTTTAGCTACTGAAGATAATGCTACGGCCATGATGCATTATCTGAATGCAAGCTACGAAGAATCTAAATCCTACGCACACTTTCGAAGCTTCGTAATGTTGCTCCCTTCGAACCACCTTCCAGGAAATCCACGCCACGGTA GAAACAGCTCCACAAGAGCTGATGCTTCTGATCCCCCTCGAGCTGAAATACAAAGGGATAGTGTTATCAAAACAGCATTGGCTGGAGGGATTTCATGCTCATTCTCTACGCTTTTAATGCATCCCATCGACATGGTTAAG ACGCAAGTTCAAGCTTCGTCTGCACTATCCTTCATAGAGATTATGTCGAAGCTCCCTCAGCTTGGACTCCGCGGATTATACTTGGGATCCATCCCAGCTATCGTAGGCCAATTTTTGAG TCATGGCTTGCGAACTGGAATCTGCGAAGTGACCAAGATCGCCTTGATAAACGTAGCTCCTTCACTTCCAGAATTGCAG GTGGAATCTGCGGGGTCGTTCTTGGGGACTTTTCTGGGAACAACGATGCGAATCCCATGTGAGGTGCTGAAGCCAAGGTTACAGGCGGGCCAGTTCAACCATGTCGGGGAAGCTTTGGTCGGAACCTGGCAGCAGGACGGTCTAGGCGGCTTTTTTCGCGGCACTGGCATGACTCTCTGTCGAGAGCTACCATTCTACGTTGCTGGATCCGGCCTTTATGCCGAATCCAAGAAG GCGGTCCAGAAGCTTCTGGGACGGGAGCTGGGGCCTTGGGAGACCGTCGTGGTCGGAGCCGTATCAGGCGGACTAACTGCCGTCATGACAACTCCGTTCGACGTGATCAAGACGAGGATGATGACAGCCCTCCAAGGAGAGCTGACGACGATCTCTGTTGTCGCGCTCTCCATTTTGCGCAATGAAGGCCCCCTTGGGTTGTTCCGAGGGGCCGTTCCGCGCTTCTTCTGGGTGGCTCCGCTCGGGGCCATCAACTTCGCCGGCTACGAGCTCATGAGAAAGGCCATGGGCTAA
- the LOC125201879 gene encoding probable protein phosphatase 2C 18, translating into MGSCFSSQSQPINKPIIVKQSFDRRTESSFCAAHCGLGAVPYGNKVFQNNDGDATDHNTDFDCYCSATTTAITLLKQGEDLTIAQIAESGAVLATRDNNNALIPVRLTLNRRRSRRLSEPEPRNRNDDQYIVSMPFITRRRITDRDEFVVLASGGVLDVLSKEDVVTIVANCPRRSDAAQALVNATIRAWIYKYSTSEVDDCAVACLFLNPTTDSIQASS; encoded by the exons ATGGGATCATGCTTTTCCTCCCAAAGTCAGCCCATTAATAAACCCATCATTGTTAAGCAG AGCTTCGATCGGCGGACAGAGTCGAGCTTCTGTGCGGCGCATTGCGGCCTTGGCGCCGTGCCTTATGGTAATAAGGTTTTCCAAAATAATGACGGCGATGCCACCGACCACAACACCGATTTTGATTGCTACTGTAGTGCAACTACTACGGCAATCACCCTGCTTAAACAG GGTGAAGATCTTACAATTGCACAAATTGCGGAATCGGGAGCTGTACTAGCCACGAGAGACAATAATAATGCATTAATTCCCGTGCGCCTGACTCTCAATCGCAGACGTAGTCGTAGATTATCTGAGCCCGAGCCACGCAATCGCAATGATGATCAATACATCGTATCCATGCCTTTTATCACCCGGAGACGCATCACGGATCGAGACGAGTTTGTAGTCTTAGCATCAGGCGGG GTTTTGGACGTGCTCTCGAAAGAGGATGTGGTAACTATCGTGGCCAATTGCCCTAGACGCTCGGATGCAGCTCAAGCATTAGTGAATGCAACAATTAGAGCATGGATCTATAAGTATTCAACTTCAGAGGTTGATGATTGTGCAGTGGCATGTCTCTTTCTCAACCCAACCACCGATTCAATTCAAGCTTCCTCATAA
- the LOC125201878 gene encoding probable protein phosphatase 2C 46 has product MNIKILSWFKPSDHHEYLHIDLGQHQYGNFSMATVKGNAIVEDQSQIESGPIGLKEEGPFGTFVEVYDGHAGPDASIFTREKLFGILQGHIINKGRMSTEVLIDSIAELENQYLGLVRENLPGMLLQETSCVVGMVSGGQIYIANVGDSRAVMGTVVRTKSQVKAAFERKGIQAVPLTINHSMKLNSGVQDFNTRQLKYVHTDDYLRAKAYIRTSRTIGAAFLKMKEFNNCSGLSDTLRFKDNIRFPILSHVPWTKAEVLNADNKFVIFGSHGFWDLVDEQRVVEIVYNSSQKGIARVLIKHALKKVALDQGLTYRKLEKLEAGSSLSFYDDISVVVLFLDHHKINSNRVSPECPRVAVRTYGASRFLPTADGASTSGSKSTKEAGGSIWQHVRGIGSSFRS; this is encoded by the exons ATGAATATTAAGATACTTAGCTGGTTCAAACCGTCAGACCATCACGAATATTTACATATTGACCTCGGGCAGCATCAATATGGAAATTTTTCGATGGCAACCGTAAAAGGTAATGCAATTGTAGAGGATCAGAGCCAAATTGAATCGGGTCCAATTGGTTTGAAAGAAGAAGGTCCATTTGGCACATTTGTAGAAGTATATGACGGGCACGCTGGTCCGGATGCTTCTATCTTTACAAGAGAGAAACTTTTCGGAATCCTTCAAG GACACATTATAAACAAAGGGAGAATGTCAACTGAAGTTCTCATTGATTCAATTGCTGAACTGGAAAACCAATATTTAGGATTGGTTAGAGAAAACTTACCAGGTATGCTATTACAAGAGACATCTTGTGTGGTTGGTATGGTGTCTGGAGGTCAAATATACATAGCGAATGTTGGGGATTCTAGAGCAGTTATGGGGACAGTGGTTAGGACAAAAAGTCAGGTCAAAGCAGCGTTTGAGCGAAAGGGTATTCAAGCTGTCCCCTTAACAATAAACCACAGCATGAAACTGAATTCTGGGGTCCAAGACTTTAATACTCGGCAGTTAAAATATGTCCATACGGATGACTATTTACGTGCAAAGGCTTACATCCGG ACATCAAGAACGATTGGTGCAGcctttttgaaaatgaaagaattcAACAATTGCTCAGGGTTGTCGGATACATTAAGGTTCAAGGACAACATTCGTTTCCCAATTTTATCGCATGTACCATGGACTAAAGCAGAGGTACTTAATGCGGACAataagtttgtgatatttggTTCTCATGGATTCTGGGATTTGGTTGATGAGCAAAGAGTTGTGGAAATCGTCTATAATTCGTCACAGAAA GGAATAGCCAGAGTGTTGATCAAACATGCATTGAAGAAGGTAGCATTAGATCAGGGGCTGACATACCGAAAGCTAGAAAAACTAGAAGCTGGATCGagtttatcattttatgatgACATTAGTGTCGTAGTTCTTTTTCTGGATCATCATAAGATTAACAGCAACCGCGTCTCTCCAGAGTGTCCGAGAGTTGCAGTAAGGACCTATGGAGCTAGCCGCTTCCTCCCCACTGCTGATGGAGCTAGCACCAGTGGCAGCAAGAGCACCAAAGAAGCTGGCGGCAGCATCTGGCAACATGTACGGGGAATTGGATCATCGTTTAGGAGCTAG
- the LOC125201880 gene encoding uncharacterized protein LOC125201880: protein MHPIDTVKTQVQASSALSFIEIMSKLPQLGFRGLYLGSIPAIVGQFLRSANGSNKAAAFLSCSFSLDSKQAIIANSCSIGTADGLRFCMSDNSGGSVPWND from the exons ATGCATCCCATCGACACGGTTAAG ACGCAAGTTCAAGCTTCTTCTGCACTATCCTTCATAGAGATCATGTCGAAGCTCCCTCAGCTTGGATTCCGCGGATTATACTTGGGATCCATCCCAGCTATAGTAGGCCAATTTTTGAG gtccGCCAATGGTAGTAACAAGGCAGCTGCTTTCCTATCGTGCTCATTCAGCTTGGACTCGAAACAAGCCATCATAGCCAACAGTTGTTCCATAGGTACTGCTGATGGATTGAGATTCTGCATGTCCGACAACAGCGGTGGTTCTGTACCGTGGAACGATTAA
- the LOC125189431 gene encoding uncharacterized protein LOC125189431 has protein sequence MGDRTDIEKLQEMVKLLMDERDAERAAREAMEKKNRETLPVMNMFNHGNMITFPNGPRIDANNFELRMPLIQRVEQTPFAGRATEDANRHLSKFVEIANTLKLNGVDDDAIRVRLFPFSLIDSAKEWFECMPPEKVSTWKDIVATFLDKYYPPGTILKLKSEIFQFTQGHDEPLYEAFARFKALLRKCPNHGFSIDHQVGILYNGFNEKICAMLDSGANGGFLRKTGEDAMAVIEEFATNSRGWSKERHATRRVAAIEEAEESSFAKELAELRVRIDQMDISRKEDPIPATSIVAVKAPETAISTVEEINYVQGGGPRNYNNNYRPNQGGGNFNNYNGNRPHPNLSYSNNNYLQPPAGFNVSKGGVVEPMKKEDKYEQGITKILEVITQDRKINDTKIGVVEARINNLEQGMNTISAAVTNITTQMEQIQKKLDEDRAKAAARVDDINKKWVAKQKSGDCPVAGGPPNTPQRPATETAESTTQDCPVAGGPPHTPQRPATEKAESSTKQELVRHNGIVLPFQPKRKFKLEEQFKQFLNMFCKVHTNIPLVESLQEIPKYAKLLREAVMRKKKPTKADLKLPHHCSEIIQKERAVKQRDPGQFIIRCRIGEGKVDKALCDLGSSINLMPLKYYEKLNIGPLKSSDVTLRLADNSSIKTVGMIEDVLVKVDDFIFPADFIVLDMKVDKNVPLILGRDFLATCKALIDVGRGEITISDNHGQSTYKIESEMLKFEEAKRAKMEQQCRAVMATDLTKSKDPFEAEDPSTSTIYIVKEVRHSSKKGDANSSTSAPQKKKQKRKKTPKEDPEIYVIKTKEGKYKWWKKLGTKLLPMPIFNTRVIDPPN, from the coding sequence ATGGGTGACCGAACAGATATTGAGAAGCTGCAGGAGATGGTGAAGTTGCTGATGGATGAGAGAGATGCGGAGAGAGCAGCCCGAGAAGCCATGGAAAAGAAGAACAGAGAAACATTACCtgtgatgaacatgttcaatcatGGGAATATGATCACTTTTCCTAACGGCCCTCGTATTGATGCTAACAATTTTGAGTTACGCATGCCCCTTATCCAAAGGGTCgagcaaactccttttgcaGGTAGGGCGACTGAAGATGCTAACCGCCATCTCTCCAAATTCGTGGAAATCGCAAACACTCTGAAATTAAATGGTGTCGACGACGATGCCATACGGGTAAGACTTTTTCCATTCTCATTGATTGATTCTGCTAAGGAGTGGTTTGAGTGTATGCCACCAGAAAAGGTCTCCACATGGAAGGACATCGTAGCTACCTTCCTCGACAAATACTACCCGCCAGGCACTATTTTGAAGCTCAAAAGTGAGATCTTTCAGTTCACACAAGGCCATGACGAGCCCCTCTATGAGGCATTTGCTCGTTTCAAAGCTCTTCTTCGAAAGTGCCCAAACCATGGTTTTTCCATAGACCATCAGGTAGGAATCCTCTATAATGGatttaatgagaaaatatgtGCTATGCTTGATTCAGGGGCAAATGGAGGATTTCTAAGAAAGACAGGAGAGGATGCCATGGCGGTGATCGAGGAGTTCGCCACCAACAGTCGGGGGTGGTCGAAGGAAAGGCATGCCACGAGAAGAGTAGCAGCCATAGAAGAGGCCGAAGAAAGTTCTTTTGCTAAGGAGTTAGCAGAACTTAGAGTCAGGATTGATCAAATGGACATCTCGAGGAAGGAAGATCCAATTCCGGCAACTTCCATAGTGGCGGTCAAGGCACCCGAAACTGCCATATCAACTGTGGAAGAAATCAACTACGTGCAAGGAGGCGGTCCCAGAAACTACAATAACAATTATCGCCCTAATCAGGGGGGcggtaatttcaataattataatgggaACCGTCCGCACCCAAATCTTTCttattctaacaataattactTGCAACCCCCTGCAGGATTTAATGTTAGCAAAGGAGGAGTGGTTGAGCCGATGAAGAAGGAAGACAAGTATGAACAAGGAATCACGAAGATTTTGGAGGTAATTACGCAAGATAGGAAGATTAATGACACCAAGATCGGAGTGGTCGAAGCAAGGATAAACAACCTCGAGCAAGGAATGAACACAATCTCGGCAGCTGTAACCAATATTACCACTCAAATGGAGCAAATTCAGAAGAAGTTAGATGAGGATAGAGCAAAGGCAGCAGCAAGAGTGGATGATATTAACAAGAAGTGGGTGGCAAAGCAGAAATCTGGGGACTGCCCAGTCGCCGGCGGACCGCCGAACACCCCGCAGCGGCCCGCCACTGAGACGGCAGAGTCAACCACGCAGGACTGCCCAGTcgccggcggaccgccgcacaccCCGCAGCGGCCCGCCACTGAGAAGGCAGAATCGTCCACTAAGCAGGAGCTTGTGCGGCACAACGGGATTGTACTCCCTTTTCAGCCAAAGAGGAAGTTCAAGCTTGAAGAGCAGTTCAAGCAATTCCTTAACATGTTTTGCAAAGTCCATACTAACATTCCACTTGTTGAATCGTTGCAGGAGATACCAAAGTATGCGAAGCTACTAAGGGAGGCGGTAATGAGGAAAAAAAAGCCGACTAAAGCCGACCTTAAGCTACCGCATCATTGCAGCGAGATCATCCAAAAGGAAAGGGCAGTGAAGCAAAGAGATCCGGGCCAGTTCATCATTAGGTGCCGAATTGGAGAAGGGAAGGTTGACAAAGCACTGTGCGACTTAGGATCGTCCATCAATCTCATGCCACTGAAGTACTACGAAAAGCTCAACATCGGGCCACTCAAATCTTCAGATGTAACACTCAGGTTGGCCGATAACTCGTCCATCAAGACTGTAGGTATGATTGAGGATGTCTTAGTTAAAgttgatgattttatttttcctgcCGACTTTATTGTGCTTGACATGAAAGTAGACAAGAACGTCCCTCTAATCTTAGGGAGAGATTTTCTTGCCACTTGCAAAGCTTTGATTGATGTAGGTCGTGGCGAGATCACAATCAGTGATAATCATGGTCAATCCACCTATAAGATCGAGAGCGAGATGCTAAAGTTTGAGGAGGCAAAGCGGGCAAAAATGGAACAACAGTGCAGAGCAGTCATGGCTACCGACTTGACCAAGTCCAAAGATCCCTTTGAAGCGGAGGATCCTTCTACCTCCACTATCTACATTGTCAAAGAGGTAAGACACTCTTCTAAAAAGGGTGATGCTAATTCTTCTACATCTGCTCCACAGAAGAAGAAacagaagagaaagaaaacacCCAAAGAGGACCCCGAGATATACGTCATCAAAACGAAAGAGGGGAAGTACAAGTGGTGGAAGAAGCTAGGGACCAAATTGCTCCCTATGCCAATTTTCAACACTCGAGTTATTGATCCGCCCAACTAG